The [Clostridium] colinum genome includes the window GAAAATACCATAAATATGGCTGTTCCTTCATCATATAATGATTTAATAGAATGTCCAGAAATTAAAAATCATATTGGGTGGGTTTGGTATGAAAGAACATTTGTTGTACCAAAAATATTAAAAAATGAAAGAATAGTTTTAAGATTTAGCTCTGCAACACACGAAGCTAAAGTATATTTAAACGGAGAATTTATAGTTGAACATAAAGGGGGATATACACCTTTTGAGATAGAAATAAATAATAATTTGCTTGAAGGTGAAAATAGATTAATAGTTGCAGTTAATAATATAGTAGATGAATCTACTTTACCAGTTGGTATAATAAAAAAAGTACAAAAAGATGGTAAAGAAATTATAAAAAATTATGTAAACTTTGACTTTTTTAACTATGCTGGTATACATAGACCCGTAAAAATATATACAACACCTAAAAATTATATAGAAGATATTGAAATTGTTACAAATTATAAAGATAATATAGGTTATATTGATTACGAAGTGAAAGTAAATGAAAATACAAATATTAAAGTTAGTATAATAGATGAAGATAATAATGTCTTAGAAACATTAAATTGTATAAAAGGTAAATTTGAGATAAAAAATGTTAAGTTATGGGAACCTTTAAATGCTTACCTATATAAAATGAAAGTAGAGCTATTTAAAGATGATATATTATTAGATACTTATACAGAAGAATTTGGTGTAAGAACAGTAGAAGTAAAAGATGGCAAATTCTTAATTAATAATAAACCATTCTATTTTAAAGGTTTTGGAAAACACGAAGATGCACATATTAATGGTAGAGGTATAAATGAGGCAATTAATGTTAAAGACTTTAGTTTAATGAAATGGATAGGAGCTAATTCTTTTAGAACTTCTCATTATCCGTATTCTGAAGAAATGATGAGACTTGCAGATAGAGAAGGTATAGTTGTTATTAATGAAACTGCTGCAGTTGGTTTACATTTAAACTTTATGGCAACTTTGTCTTTAGGTGAACAAAGAAAAAGAAATACTTGGGAAGAACTTAAAACAAAAGAAGCACACGAACAAGCATTAAAAGAATTAATATTAAGAGATAAAAATCATCCTTGTGTTGTAATGTGGTCTATTGCTAATGAGCCCGATTCAGACTCTGAAGGGGCTAAAGAATATTTTGAACCATTAGTTAATTTAACTAAACAATTAGACCCACAAAAAAGACCTGTAACTATTGTTACATATTTAAAATCTACTCCAGATGTATGTAAAGTAGGAGATATAGTAGATGTATTATGCCTTAATAGATACTATGGTTGGTATATAGCTGGTGGAGAATTGGAAGATGCTAAAAAAATGTTAAAAGATGAATTAGAAGGTTGGGTAAAAAGATGTCCTA containing:
- the uidA gene encoding beta-glucuronidase, which translates into the protein MLYPIITETRNIIELNGVWSFKIDKGNGFLEKWYKKPLENTINMAVPSSYNDLIECPEIKNHIGWVWYERTFVVPKILKNERIVLRFSSATHEAKVYLNGEFIVEHKGGYTPFEIEINNNLLEGENRLIVAVNNIVDESTLPVGIIKKVQKDGKEIIKNYVNFDFFNYAGIHRPVKIYTTPKNYIEDIEIVTNYKDNIGYIDYEVKVNENTNIKVSIIDEDNNVLETLNCIKGKFEIKNVKLWEPLNAYLYKMKVELFKDDILLDTYTEEFGVRTVEVKDGKFLINNKPFYFKGFGKHEDAHINGRGINEAINVKDFSLMKWIGANSFRTSHYPYSEEMMRLADREGIVVINETAAVGLHLNFMATLSLGEQRKRNTWEELKTKEAHEQALKELILRDKNHPCVVMWSIANEPDSDSEGAKEYFEPLVNLTKQLDPQKRPVTIVTYLKSTPDVCKVGDIVDVLCLNRYYGWYIAGGELEDAKKMLKDELEGWVKRCPNKPIMFTEYGADTVAGLHDTIPVMFTEEYQIDYYKANHEVIDKCKNFVGEQVWNFADFATSQGILRVQGNKKGIFTRDRKPKMVAHYFRERWNNIPQFGYKN